In Candidatus Sedimenticola sp. (ex Thyasira tokunagai), the following proteins share a genomic window:
- the groL gene encoding chaperonin GroEL (60 kDa chaperone family; promotes refolding of misfolded polypeptides especially under stressful conditions; forms two stacked rings of heptamers to form a barrel-shaped 14mer; ends can be capped by GroES; misfolded proteins enter the barrel where they are refolded when GroES binds), translating into MSAKEVKFGDDARHKMLAGVNVLANAVKVTLGPKGRNVVLEKSFGAPTITKDGVSVAKEIELTDKFENMGAQMVKEVSSQTSDIAGDGTTTATVLAQAMVREGLKAVAAGMNPMDLKRGMDKAVEAATANLRDMSEPCADDKAIAQVGTISANSDNNIGDIIAEAMQKVGKEGVITVEEGSALDNQLDVVEGMQFDRGYLSPYFVNNQQSMTADLEDPFILLHDKKLSNIRDLLPVLEGVAKAGKPLLIIAEDVDGEALATLVVNTIRGIVKVCAVKAPGFGDRRKAMLQDIAILTGGTVISEEVGLTLEKATLNELGTAKKIQISKEETTIIDGAGVEGDIKARVEQIRAQIEETSSDYDREKLQERVAKLAGGVAVIKVGAATEVEMKEKKARVEDALHATRAAVEEGIVPGGGVALIRALSALADLKGDNHDQDVGIDIAARSMEEPMRQIVANAGGEASVVVNKVSEGEGNFGFNAANDTYGDMVEMGILDPTKVTRSALQNAVSVAGLMITTECMVADEPSDGAGGGAPDMGGMGGGMGGMGGMGGMM; encoded by the coding sequence ATGTCTGCAAAAGAAGTGAAATTTGGTGATGACGCCCGTCATAAGATGCTGGCTGGTGTTAACGTGCTGGCGAACGCCGTGAAAGTAACCCTGGGTCCCAAGGGCCGTAACGTAGTACTGGAAAAGAGCTTCGGTGCACCTACCATCACCAAAGATGGTGTCTCCGTAGCCAAAGAGATTGAGCTGACCGACAAGTTCGAGAATATGGGTGCCCAAATGGTAAAAGAGGTCTCTTCCCAGACTTCTGATATCGCTGGTGACGGTACCACCACTGCTACCGTTCTGGCTCAGGCCATGGTGCGTGAGGGTCTGAAGGCTGTTGCCGCCGGTATGAACCCGATGGATCTAAAACGTGGCATGGACAAGGCAGTTGAGGCGGCTACCGCCAACCTGCGTGATATGTCCGAGCCCTGTGCGGATGACAAGGCTATCGCCCAGGTGGGTACCATCTCTGCCAACAGCGACAACAATATCGGTGACATCATCGCCGAGGCGATGCAGAAAGTGGGTAAAGAGGGTGTTATCACCGTCGAAGAGGGCTCTGCCCTGGATAACCAGCTGGATGTGGTTGAGGGTATGCAGTTCGACCGCGGCTACCTCTCCCCCTACTTCGTCAATAATCAGCAGAGCATGACCGCTGATCTCGAAGATCCTTTCATCCTGCTCCACGACAAGAAGCTTTCCAACATCCGCGACCTACTGCCGGTACTGGAAGGTGTCGCCAAGGCGGGCAAGCCGCTGCTGATCATCGCCGAAGATGTCGATGGTGAGGCGCTGGCTACCCTGGTGGTCAACACCATCCGCGGTATCGTCAAGGTGTGTGCCGTTAAGGCTCCCGGTTTCGGTGATCGTCGTAAAGCCATGTTGCAGGATATCGCTATCCTCACCGGTGGTACCGTTATCTCTGAAGAGGTCGGCCTGACCCTGGAGAAGGCGACCCTCAACGAGCTGGGTACTGCCAAGAAGATTCAGATCTCCAAGGAAGAGACCACCATCATCGATGGTGCCGGTGTCGAAGGTGACATCAAGGCTCGCGTTGAGCAGATCCGTGCTCAGATTGAAGAGACCAGCTCTGACTACGACCGTGAGAAGCTGCAGGAGCGTGTTGCCAAGCTGGCTGGCGGTGTTGCCGTCATCAAAGTGGGTGCCGCTACCGAAGTTGAGATGAAAGAGAAGAAGGCCCGTGTTGAAGATGCACTGCACGCAACCCGTGCTGCCGTTGAAGAGGGTATCGTTCCCGGCGGCGGTGTGGCGCTGATTCGTGCACTTTCCGCACTCGCCGATCTGAAAGGCGACAACCACGATCAGGACGTCGGTATCGACATTGCTGCCCGTTCCATGGAAGAGCCAATGCGTCAGATCGTTGCCAACGCCGGTGGCGAAGCTTCCGTTGTTGTTAACAAAGTAAGCGAAGGCGAAGGAAACTTCGGTTTCAATGCGGCGAACGACACCTACGGCGATATGGTTGAGATGGGTATCCTCGATCCTACTAAGGTGACCCGTTCCGCACTGCAGAACGCAGTCTCTGTGGCTGGCCTGATGATCACCACCGAGTGCATGGTGGCTGATGAGCCTTCCGATGGTGCCGGCGGTGGTGCCCCTGATATGGGCGGCATGGGCGGTGGTATGGGTGGCATGGGTGGAATGGGCGGCATGATGTAA
- the groES gene encoding co-chaperone GroES: MNIRPLQDRVVIRRMEEERTSAGGIVLPDSATEKPAQGEVIAVGNGKVLSSGESRPLDVKVGDTVLFGKYSGTEVKIGEDDLLVMREEDIMGVIEG, from the coding sequence ATGAATATTCGTCCGCTGCAAGACCGTGTGGTCATTCGTCGTATGGAAGAAGAGCGCACCAGTGCCGGCGGCATCGTCTTGCCTGACAGTGCCACCGAAAAGCCAGCTCAGGGTGAAGTGATTGCCGTAGGCAACGGTAAGGTACTGAGCAGCGGTGAGTCCCGCCCTCTGGACGTCAAGGTTGGCGATACCGTGCTGTTCGGCAAGTACTCCGGCACCGAAGTGAAGATCGGTGAAGATGATCTGCTGGTGATGCGTGAAGAAGACATCATGGGTGTCATCGAGGGCTGA